A segment of the Candidatus Deferrimicrobiaceae bacterium genome:
GGGGAGGAGTTCAGCAATTGCGTCGACTGGAAGTCGACCATCGCCTTCCGGGCCTTTCCGACCACGTCGGATTCGGTCAGCGGCTCCACGTCGCCTCCGTGGAGAAACAGGTCCGAACAGAACAGCGTACGGTTCGTCTCCTCGAAGAGCATGCCCGCGTCCCAGGAGTGCGGCAGGTGGTGCGTCGCGTAGAGGCGGAACCGATATTTCCCGGTTTTGAGCGCGTCCTCCGGAAGGATCCAGCGAGGCGCTCTGGTAGCGAAATCGGTGACGTTGACAAGCGCCGCCACGACCGTGCAGAGCGGTTGCGCCTGCGGGGCCGCCTGGAGCCACTCGTTCAGCGATCCGCACTCGTCCGACTCGAAATGGCTGAAACTGATCCACCGGATCGATGCGGGATCGACGACCCGTGAAACGGCTTCCTTCACGAGCGCAAACTCGCCCTTCATTCCGGTGTGAAAGAGCAGCGGCTCGTCGTCCTTGACGAGGAACTGATTGAACTGAAGCTTATAGTTGGCGTTGTAGGTCGAAATGCGGTAGACGTCCGGGGCGATCTCGGTGACGTTCGTCATGATTCCCTCCGTAAGCGAAACGATTGGCAACCGGCTGCGGCTTTGCGCCGATCCCGTGTGAAATTGGTCCGGCCGATTCCCACGTCGAACTCCCTGCTCCAGATCACGACGATGTCATATTCGTTGCGATTCGTCACGGGATTCCCGCTATTGTTACCATCACGAAACGGTTGTATTGGGATGGCGACGATCGCCGGTCCCGGTTCGGTTACGCCGGAATGGTATGATGGCCCATGTCCCGCAATGTCCTCGTGGTCGAAGACGACAAGGATATCGCCCGCCTGCTGGACCTCCATCTTAAGGACGAGGGATATTCGGTGACCGTCGTATCCGACGGGAAGACGGGGCTTGCGCAGGCTCTCTCGAAGCCCTACGACATCGTCATCCTGGACCTCATCCTCCCCGGGATGGACGGCCTGGAGGTGTGCCGGGGGATTCGAAACCGGAAAGACTACACGCCGATCCTGATGCTGACCGCGAAGTCGACGGATGTGGACCGGATCGTGGGGCTGGAGATGGGGGCGGATGACTACCTCACGAAACCGTTCAACGTCCGCGAGCTCCTGGCCAGGGTGAAGGCCCTTTTCCGCAGGGTGGAAGCGCTTCGAGCGAAGGATCCGGCGGCGCCGGGGAAGAGGATCGAGTCGGGCGACCTGGTGATCGACCCGGAAAAACGGAGGGTGACCGTGGAAGGGAACCCCGTGCATCTCACCGCGCGGGAATTCGAACTTCTGCAGGAATTCGCCCGCCATCCCGGCCGGGTGTACACACGAGCCCAGCTCCTGGACAAGGTCTGGGGATACAGCTATCAAGGGTATGAACACACCGTGAACTCCCACATCAACCGGCTACGGGAAAAGATCGAGAAGAACCCTGCCAAACCTCGGTACATCCTCACGGTGCGGGGGGTCGGCTACCGGTTTGCCGAACCCGGGGATCGGGAAACGGGGTAGCGGGTGTTCAAGACGCTTTACGGAAAGCTCTCCGCTGTTCTGCTCCTGTTGTTTTTCGGCATCGGGATCCTGTTCGTCCTGCTGACCCTCTTCACGACGCGCGTCCATCTCCAGGAGATGACGCAGAAGCTCAACCGTTCCCTCGCGCGACACATCGCCTCGGAGACCCCCCTGATCGAGAACGGTCGCGTGAAGGAAGGCGCGATCGGGCAGATCTTCCATATGCTGATGGCCGTCCATCCCGGCATCGAAGTGTACCTGCTCGACAAGGAGGGCGGGATTCTTGCCTATTCCGCCCCTCCCGGCAAGGTGAAACGAGAGCGGGTTTCCCTTTCGCCCCTGAAGAAGTTCCTCAGCGAAACGGAGGCGCTTCCCATCCTGGGAGACGATCCGCGCAACCCCGAAAAACGGAAAGTATTCTCCGTCGCTCCGGTCCCTCCGGAAGGGCCCGTGGAAGGGTATCTCTACGTCATCTTGAGCGGGGAGGAGGTCGACACGGTCTCCCGGATGCTCCATGGGAGCTACATCCTGAGGCTTAGCACCTTTGCCGCCGCGGGCGGGGTGCTCTTCGCCCTCCTTGCCGGCCTGCTCCTTTTCTTCCGGCTTACCTACCGGCACCGAAGGTTGGCGAAGGCCGTGGAGGAGTTCCAGCGGAGCGGGTTTTCGGATGACCCGAAGATTTTCGGCCGGTTCGACGTTGGCAAGGGGGATGAGATCGAGCGGCTGGGAGCCGCCTTCCGGCAGATGGCGGACCGGATCGCCCAGCAGATCCGGGACCTGCGCCAGGCCGACAACCTTCGGCGGGAATTGATTACCCACGTCTCCCACGATCTGCGCACGCCGCTGACCTCCCTCCAGGGATACCTCGAAACGCTCTCCCTGAAAGAGGGCGGGCTTTCCCCCGGGGATCGGAAGGAGTATCTGCGGGTTGCCATAAGCCACTGCCGGCGGCTCTCCACGCTGGTTTCGTCGCTGTTCGAACTCTCCATGCTCGATTCCCCCGATGTCGCGATCCGGAAAGAGCGGTTTTCACTGGGCGACCTTGCCCAGGACGTCCTGCAGAAGTTCCGGCTCGACGCGGAGGAGAAAAAGATCCGTCTGTCCATGCGGATCGCGGAAGGGATCCCGTTCGTCTTCGCCGACATCGGCCTGATCGAGCGGGTTCTGCAGAACCTGGTCGGCAACGCCCTGCGGCACACCCCGGAAGACGGGGAAATCATCATTTCCGCGGAAGAGAAGGACGCGGGGTTGACCGTCCGTGTTTCGGATACGGGTTGCGGCATTCCCCCCGAGCGGCTTTCCCGTCTTTTCGACCCGATCCCGGGAAAATACGGAGACGCGGGGAAGGGCGGGGAA
Coding sequences within it:
- a CDS encoding MBL fold metallo-hydrolase; its protein translation is MTNVTEIAPDVYRISTYNANYKLQFNQFLVKDDEPLLFHTGMKGEFALVKEAVSRVVDPASIRWISFSHFESDECGSLNEWLQAAPQAQPLCTVVAALVNVTDFATRAPRWILPEDALKTGKYRFRLYATHHLPHSWDAGMLFEETNRTLFCSDLFLHGGDVEPLTESDVVGKARKAMVDFQSTQLLNSSP
- a CDS encoding response regulator transcription factor — protein: MSRNVLVVEDDKDIARLLDLHLKDEGYSVTVVSDGKTGLAQALSKPYDIVILDLILPGMDGLEVCRGIRNRKDYTPILMLTAKSTDVDRIVGLEMGADDYLTKPFNVRELLARVKALFRRVEALRAKDPAAPGKRIESGDLVIDPEKRRVTVEGNPVHLTAREFELLQEFARHPGRVYTRAQLLDKVWGYSYQGYEHTVNSHINRLREKIEKNPAKPRYILTVRGVGYRFAEPGDRETG
- a CDS encoding ATP-binding protein, whose translation is MFKTLYGKLSAVLLLLFFGIGILFVLLTLFTTRVHLQEMTQKLNRSLARHIASETPLIENGRVKEGAIGQIFHMLMAVHPGIEVYLLDKEGGILAYSAPPGKVKRERVSLSPLKKFLSETEALPILGDDPRNPEKRKVFSVAPVPPEGPVEGYLYVILSGEEVDTVSRMLHGSYILRLSTFAAAGGVLFALLAGLLLFFRLTYRHRRLAKAVEEFQRSGFSDDPKIFGRFDVGKGDEIERLGAAFRQMADRIAQQIRDLRQADNLRRELITHVSHDLRTPLTSLQGYLETLSLKEGGLSPGDRKEYLRVAISHCRRLSTLVSSLFELSMLDSPDVAIRKERFSLGDLAQDVLQKFRLDAEEKKIRLSMRIAEGIPFVFADIGLIERVLQNLVGNALRHTPEDGEIIISAEEKDAGLTVRVSDTGCGIPPERLSRLFDPIPGKYGDAGKGGEGAGLGLVIARRILELHGSDLKVESAVDAGSTFEFTLP